Proteins from a single region of Macrotis lagotis isolate mMagLag1 chromosome 2, bilby.v1.9.chrom.fasta, whole genome shotgun sequence:
- the MOGAT3 gene encoding 2-acylglycerol O-acyltransferase 3: MKTLKKQRIEIVSVYQFVFSFLFMGLFFSLLLFFLLFTSFWLLSVLYLVWLYLDWDTPDRGGRRFECVRNWQIWEHFRDYYPIKLVKTAELPSDRNYVLGSHPHGIMCAGTFCNFATESNGFSRQFPGLRPFLAGLAGLFRVPVYRDYIMSCGLCPVSRQSLDFLLSGPQLGQAVVILVGGANESLHGVPGEHCLTLLKRKGFVRLALRHGASLVPVYSFGENEIFIQASFRIGSWQRALQVAFKKLTGFAPCIFWGRGLFFPRGLLPFPVPITTVVGCPIPVPHRPNPSQEEVDLYHKLYMEALEQMFEEHKESCGVSPSTHLTFV; the protein is encoded by the exons ATGAAGACCCTGAAGAAGCAGAGAATAGAAATCGTCAGCGTTTATCAGTTTGTATTCAGCTTCCTCTTCATGG gcctcttcttctcccttctccttttctttctcctcttcacaTCGTTCTGGTTACTCTCCGTTCTTTATTTGGTGTGGCTTTATCTAGACTGGGACACACCAGACAGAG GTGGTCGGCGATTCGAGTGCGTGAGAAACTGGCAGATTTGGGAACATTTTAGAGATTACTATCCCATCAAG CTGGTGAAGACGGCAGAGCTGCCTTCAGACAGAAACTATGTGCTGGGCTCTCACCCTCACGGAATCATGTGCGCTGGAACTTTTTGTAATTTTGCCACCGAGAGCAATGGCTTTTCCCGTCAGTTCCCGGGTCTTCGGCCTTTCCTGGCCGGCCTGGCCGGCCTCTTTCGAGTCCCGGTCTATCGGGACTACATCATGAGCTGCG GGTTGTGCCCAGTGAGCCGTCAGAGCCTGGACTTCTTGCTATCGGGGCCCCAGCTTGGCCAGGCTGTGGTCATCTTGGTCGGGGGCGCTAATGAGTCCCTGCACGGGGTCCCGGGAGAACATTGCCTTACACTGCTTAAGCGCAAGGGGTTCGTGCGCTTGGCCCTGAGGCATGG GGCCTCCCTGGTTCCTGTTTACTCCTTTGGGGAGAATGAGATCTTCATACAAGCATCATTTAGGATAGGGTCCTGGCAGAGGGCTTTGCAGGTAGCCTTCAAGAAATTAACTGGTTTTGCTCCTTGCATATTCTGGGGCCGTGGTCTCTTCTTCCCCAGGGGACTGCTACCCTTCCCAGTGCCTATTACCACTGTTG tgGGCTGCCCCATCCCAGTTCCCCATCGTCCGAATCCCAGCCAAGAGGAGGTTGACCTGTACCACAAGCTCTACATGGAGGCCCTAGAACAGATGTTTGAGGAACATAAAGAAAGCTGTGGGGTCTCTCCTTCCACCCATCTCACTTTTGTCTAG